One window of Botrimarina mediterranea genomic DNA carries:
- a CDS encoding TadE/TadG family type IV pilus assembly protein, whose protein sequence is MTSSGSQPAFRRQRSGVVATEFALVCPVLLLMALACADFGRVSHFYETVSNAARVGAETGATQRFSDFTRPLWEQRVRNATLAEMETLPNFNSGDMTYALELAEISNDQHLITVDVSYTFRTIVAWPGLPSDVELRKRVSYRQFR, encoded by the coding sequence ATGACGAGTTCCGGATCACAACCCGCCTTTCGACGCCAGCGATCCGGCGTCGTCGCCACGGAGTTCGCTCTCGTGTGCCCCGTGCTGCTGCTTATGGCGCTCGCCTGCGCCGATTTCGGACGCGTTTCGCACTTCTACGAAACTGTGTCGAACGCCGCTCGTGTCGGCGCCGAGACGGGCGCTACGCAACGGTTCTCCGATTTTACCCGGCCGCTATGGGAGCAGCGTGTGCGAAACGCCACGCTTGCTGAGATGGAAACGCTTCCGAACTTCAACTCGGGGGACATGACGTATGCCCTTGAGCTAGCCGAGATCTCCAACGACCAGCATCTTATCACAGTCGATGTGAGCTACACCTTCCGCACAATCGTCGCTTGGCCCGGCCTCCCCTCGGACGTCGAACTCCGCAAACGCGTCTCCTACCGGCAGTTCCGCTGA
- a CDS encoding TadE/TadG family type IV pilus assembly protein, translated as MRRYRGVVALESAFVLPITFFLLFAMLDLGLAAVRFNALSEAARTVAREVVLHGSMALDSPDAWGPGQFQAAASSDSDIVRTAQNVLPTMRLEDVTVAVSWADNDNSPRDRVRVRLSYLHQPLIPVLFAWGPLELRAEAIMRIVN; from the coding sequence ATGCGACGCTATCGAGGCGTCGTTGCCCTTGAAAGCGCCTTCGTGCTGCCGATCACTTTCTTCTTGCTCTTCGCGATGCTGGACCTCGGTCTAGCGGCGGTGCGGTTCAACGCCCTGTCCGAAGCGGCCCGCACCGTCGCGCGAGAGGTTGTCCTCCACGGATCGATGGCGCTCGATTCGCCAGACGCCTGGGGACCCGGTCAGTTTCAAGCCGCCGCCTCGAGTGATAGCGACATCGTCCGCACAGCGCAGAACGTTCTGCCCACCATGCGCCTGGAAGATGTGACCGTCGCCGTGTCCTGGGCCGACAACGACAACTCGCCCCGCGACCGCGTCCGGGTTCGGTTGTCCTACCTCCACCAACCATTGATTCCGGTGCTGTTCGCATGGGGTCCGCTCGAGCTGCGTGCGGAAGCCATCATGCGGATCGTCAACTGA